A single Drechmeria coniospora strain ARSEF 6962 chromosome 03, whole genome shotgun sequence DNA region contains:
- a CDS encoding ATP synthase protein 9 gives MAATRVLASRLASQMATKAARPAIRAPVAAASKRTITGSASPLQTLKRQQAATLLQATTRNAFQVQRRTYSSEIAQAMVEVSKNLGMGSAAIGLTGAGIGIGLVFAALLHAVARNPALRGQLFSYAILGFAFVEAIGLFDLMVALMAKFVRQHAALPGLPVEWRRLEANLLYPRPKSIPTYVGKLLPKDGALIYGGAEGVLCLKPCRLASSINGQHVR, from the exons ATGGCCGCCACCCGTGTCCTCGCCTCTCGTCTGGCCTCCCAGATGGCCACCAAGGCTGCTCGCCCTGCCATCCGAGcccccgtcgccgctgcctCCAAGCGCACCATCACCG GCTCTGCCAGCCCTCTCCAGACCCTCAAGCGCCAGCAGGCCGCTACCCTGCTCCAGGCCACGACCCGAAATGCCTTCCAGGTCCAGCGCCGCACCTACTCTTCCGAGATCGCCCAGGCCATGGTTGAGGTCTCCAAGAACTTGGGTATGGGCTCTGCTGCCATCGGTCTGACTGGTGCCGGTATCGGCATCGGTCTCGTCTTCGCCGCTCTCCTGCACGCCGTTGCCCGCAACCCTGCCCTCCGTGGCCAGCTCTTCTCCTATGCCATTCTGGGTTTCGCTTTCGTCGAGGCCATTGGTCTCTTCGACCTGATGGTTGCCCTCATGGCCAAGTTCGTACGTCAACACGCCGCCCTACCTGGTCTCCCCGTCGAATGGCGACGTCTCGAGGCTAACCTGCTGTACCCCAGACCTAAATCAATTCCCACGTATGTGGGAAAGCTCTTGCCGAAGGATGGAGCTCTAATATATGGGGGTGCTGAGGGGGTGCTCTGTCTGAAGCCTTGCCGGCTTGCCAGCAGCATCAATGGCCAGCATGTGCGATAG
- a CDS encoding hypothetical protein (related to histone acetyltransferase), giving the protein MAPKRKYPAAAASGHRVGRHPTEAAAEAPSEARVQRRVTRQTPVLPPLLPLTAAAAAPTAPPAPSASMRARYTIVSTAGTAGTTRTHSALDSSSNSSSSTITTITTTTTTTRSGTASSSAVRGRGRPRKISLDSRHPETPVPLPPMATKVSSPMLPRQATGTNMKENIRPSDLVAPEITYHVPQPHLPGRVQSSLVRPHGPSAPPPPPALDRPPVPVVTPVPPPKPPTVPGSTRGPPRADRNIDKVVLGNLCFRTWYPSYYGKEVLGDTSANPRSGAGATKDGDRGHGGKSSSKKEREQQPMLERLYVCPVCFKYAKELVAWRGHVRLCERDGRVPGRKIYLHPKGKRKILVANDGKAAGIKRRRGDGGVRYVEEMVQDEGEWSIWEVDGEREGNLSLFAKLFLDNKSVFFDVTGFNYFLLVYTPPPAAADGTAPSRRPPQITGFFSKEKMSWDNNNLACILVFPPWQRKGLGALLMGASYEISRREGVLGGPEKPISDLGKKGYRRYWSGEIARWLLNVDLDQQQQQQQQAGAREMLVDVVDVSQGTWISLEDCLAVLREMGIVQDAGMGPGKPAREGSLEYHVGPGADGNAEAGQAGDADADNTSDDCGSKNTKNGNGSSFGSSFGGGNGSSYKAEESQVPIGQVPRVRLDKEAVRRFVAMHRINLERVCDPDGFIEGDDATRHQEDDAREEGARTGAVEAYGST; this is encoded by the exons ATGGCTCCGAAGAGGAAGtatccagcagcagcagcatcaggcCACCGAGTGGGCAGACACCCCACTGAAGCTGCGGCGGAAGCGCCGTCCGAGGCACGCGTACAGCGACGTGTGACGCGCCAGACGCCTGTACTGCCACCCCTGCTGCCTCTgacggccgccgcagcagctcCCACCGCTCCTCCAGCTCCATCAGCATCCATGCGAGCACG CTACACCATCGTCAgcaccgccggcaccgccggcacCACGAGGACGCACAGCGCTctcgacagcagcagcaacagcagcagcagcaccatcaccaccatcaccaccaccaccaccaccacccgcagcggcaccgccagcagcagcgccgtc cgAGGCCGCGGACGCCCGCGCAAGATCTCGTTGGACTCGCGACATCCCGAGACGCCCGTGCCCCTCCCGCCGATGGCGACCAAGGTCTCGTCCCCGATGCTGCCGCGGCAGGCGACGGGGACGAACATGAAGGAGAACATCCGACCGTCCGACCTCGTGGCGCCCGAGATCACCTACCACGTCCCCCAGCCTCACCTGCCCGGACGGGTGCAGTCGTCGCTCGTGCGACCTCATGGCCCAtccgctccgccgccgcctccggctcTCGACAGGCCACCCGTTCCCGTGGtgacgccggtgccgccgccgaagccgccgacggtgcccgGCTCGACGCGGGGTCCGCCGAGGGCAGACCGCAACATCGATAAGGTCGTGTTGGGGAACCTCTGCTTCCGAACTTGGTACCCGAGCTACTACGGCAAGGAAGTCCTCGGCGACACGTCGGCGAACCCCCGCTCGGGCGCGGGCGCGACCAAGGACGGCGACCGGGGCCACGGCGGCAAGTCATCGTCGAAGAAGGAACGCGAACAGCAGCCGATGCTCGAAAGGCTCTACGTCTGTCCCGTGTGCTTCAAGTACgccaaggagctcgtcgcGTGGAGGGGCCACGTCCGGCTGTGCGAGCGCGACGGACGGGTGCCGGGGAGGAAGATTTACCTCCACCCCAAGGGCAAGCGGAAGATTCTCGTCGCCAACGACGGAAAGGCGGCCGGTATCAAACGGAggcgcggcgacgggggCGTCCGCTACGTCGAAGAAATGGTGCAGGACGAGGGGGAATGGAGCATCTgggaggtcgacggcgaacgAGAGGGG AACCTGTCGCTGTTCGCCAAGCTCTTCCTCGACAACAAGTCGGTCTTCTTCGACGTCACCGGCTTCAACTACTTCCTGCTCGTCTACacgccaccgccggcggcggccgacggcaccgctccctcgcgacggccgccgcagATCACGGGCTTCTTTTCCAAGGAGAAGATGTCGTGGGACAACAACAACCTCGCCTGCATCCTCGTGTTTCCGCCCTGGCAGCGCAAGGGACTCGGCGCCCTGCTCATGGGCGCATCCTACGAGATTTCGCGGCGCGAGGGCGTCTTGGGCGGACCGGAGAAGCCCATATCCGATCTCGGCAAGAAAGGGTACAGGCGGTACTGGTCCGGAGAAATCGCTCGCTGGCTGCTGAACGTGGACCTagaccagcagcagcagcagcagcagcaggcgggGGCGCGGGAGATGTTGGTCGACGTGGTCGACGTCAGTCAAGGGACGTGGATCTCGTTGGAGGACTGCCTCGCGGTCCTGCGCGAGATGGGTATCGTCCAAGACGCCGGCATGGGACCGGGAAAGCCAGCCCGGGAGGGCTCCTTGGAGTATCACGTCGggcccggcgccgatggcaaCGCCGAGGCCGGACAGGCGGGAGATGCAGACGCCGACAACACTAGCGATGACTGCGGCAGCAAGAATACCAAaaacggcaacggcagcagcTTTGGCAgcagcttcggcggcggcaacggcagcagcTACAAGGCAGAGGAGTCGCAAGTGCCGATCGGGCAAGTACCTCGGGTGCGGCTCGACAAGGAAGCGGTGCGACGCTTCGTGGCCATGCACCGCATCAACCTGGAAAGGGTGTGCGATCCCGACGGCTTCATCGAAGGGGACGACGCGACGAGGCACCAGGAGGACGATGCGAGGGAGGAGGGTGCAAGgacgggcgccgtcgaggcatACGGTTCCACGTAG
- a CDS encoding putative 26s proteasome non-atpase regulatory subunit 3 protein, which yields MPGKTPESNGNDPVENGVRKKADVEMTDAKGKGKKAARDGDEEMTVVVPLSKSSKQPQDADGDVSMDDDGAADDDEVKVDPATQTASDIKSNFALLDRAVALFDARFSLRALRSISLIRKRLTPQIIGQVIVETFPATVASGNVAKKLLVAVGCEGMPLGRQPGPEMEVDGDKPAGKNGAKKESKDVMPEIDVFLGILVQVYLFDSMMYQKGAEFSQYLAGRVQSLNRRTLDSLSAKVYFYYSLFCEHMATLPPSPESPMVAIRPTLLAALRTAVLRKDIDTQASVIVLLLRSYLLTSHINQADLLVSHTQFPENAANNQVARFLYYLGRIRAIQLRYTEAHEHLTAATRKAPSSSCAVGFSQTATKLLMVVELLMGDIPDRATFRLPSLEDALHPYFLLVQAVRVGNLEDFEVAIADHADAFRRDGTYSLILRLRQNVIKTGIRMMSLSYSRISLRDICIRLHLGSEESAEYIVAKAIRDGVIEATLDREHGFMKSKEVGDVYATREPGEAFHDRIRACLALHDESVKAMRFPMNQHRLELKNAQEAREREREMAKEIQEGDLDEDDLGGEFEGM from the exons atgccCGGCAAAACCCCCGaaagcaacggcaacgaccCGGTCGAGAACGGGGTTCGGAAGAAGGCCGATGTCGAGATGACGGACGCCAAGGGCAAAGGCAAAAAGGCTGCCAGGGATGGCGATGAGGAGATGACGGTGGTCGTGCCTCTATCAAAGTCGTCGAAGCAGCCTcaagacgccgacggcgatgtctcgatggacgatgacggtgccgccgacgacgacgaggtcaaggtTGATCCGGCAACGCAAACAGCATCGG ACATCAAGAGCAATTTTGCCTTGCTAGATCGCGCCGTTGCCCTGTTCGACGCCCGATTTTCGCTGCGAGCCCTGCGATCCATCTCCCTCATCCGCAAGCGTTTGACGCCGCAGATCATCGGCCAGGTCATCGTCGAAACCTTTCCGGCGACGGTCGCATCCGGGAACGTGGCCAAgaagctcctcgtcgccgtcggctgcgaGGGCATGCCGCTGGGCCGTCAGCCCGGCCCTGAGAtggaggtcgacggcgacaagcCGGCCGGGAAGAACGGGGCGAAGAAGGAGAGCAAAGACGTCATGCCGGAGATTGACGTgttcctcggcatcctcgtccaggTCTACCTGTTCGACAGCATGATGTACCAGAAGGGCGCCGAGTTCTCCCAAtacctcgccggccgtgtCCAGTCGCTCAATCGGCGCACCCTCGACTCGCTCTCCGCCAAGGTGTACTTTTACTACTCCCTCTTCTGCGAGCACAtggcgacgctgccgccatcgcccgagTCTCCGATGGTGGCCATAAGACCGACGCTGCTCGCGGCCCTCCGAACGGCCGTCCTGCGCAAGGACATCGACACACAGGCCTCGGTCAtcgtcctgctgctgcgaaGCTACCTCCTGACGTCTCACATCAACCAGGCCGACCTGCTGGTGTCGCACACGCAGTTCCCCGAGAACGCGGCGAACAACCAGGTTGCCCGATTCCTCTACTACCTCGGCCGCATCAGAGCCATCCAGCTGCGCTACACGGAGGCGCACGAGCATctcacggcggcgacgcgcaaggcgccctcgagcagctgcgccgtcggcttctccCAGACGGCGACCAAGCTGCTCAtggtcgtcgagctcctgATGGGCGACATCCCCGACAGGGCGACGTTCCGCCTCCCCTCGCTCGAGGATGCGCTGCACCCGTACTTCTTGCTCGTGCAGGCGGTCCGCGTCGGCAACCTCGAGGACTTTGaggtcgccatcgccgaccacgccgacgccttccgACGCGACGGCACCTACTCGCTCATCCTGCGCCTGCGGCAAAACGTCATCAAGACGGGCATCCGCATGATGTCCCTGTCCTACTCTCGAATTTCCCTGCGCGACATCTGTATCCGCCTGCACCTCGGTAGCGAGGAGTCTGCAGAGTACATCGTCGCCAAGGCTATCCGGGATGGCGTCATCGAGGCCACGCTCGACAGGGAGCACGGATTCATGAAGAGCAAGGAGGTCGGCGACGTCTACGCCACGAGAGAACCGGGCGAGGCTTTCCACGACCGCATCCGAGCGTGCCTCGCGCTGCACGACGAAAGCGTCAAG GCTATGCGCTTCCCGATGAATCAGCATCGCCTCGAGCTGAAGAATGCTCAGGAGGCCCGCGAACGCGAACGGGAGATGGCCAAGGAGATACAAGAAGGCGACCTAGATGaagacgacctcggcggcgagttTGAGGGCATGTAA
- a CDS encoding Histone-fold protein, which yields MNPSQGQGQMLQQGQMQPQPQPQPQAGQQPRQTPMYQPQQIRSLPMLSDDEKTKYEQGLRGLWNKANTSPSGSQDQLAARQKIIEFSRMLIGKIQQRRSHAHLQHQQQQQQQQQQAAQQPGQQLAAGQAPARPPPTQQQQQQQQQIPAVQAQVQAQVQAQAQAQAQAQAQAQAQAQAQAQAQQQPKQQPKQEQPVANSGASQGGNTGTGAPGQGQGLVQAGPNGAPAVAARPKIPDVILQHASKMTFRTPSQWADKSPAEIARWVEEMKERYARALFTMENSKAKVAAMEKFFKERAQAGKPLKDDELRQYNKQRNEHLKVHSDAHKWVENVRKQQEGIQASAQQQAGQAAGAGPAAAQAGQQADSTQSAAANAAQGNQGKPVPASQGPASAVVNAPLEAAKNQQKLAASKGASVNGAPPQAQPRPALNTVQPSQQQQGQPQAIKPEQGRPAPVNTALASSMMQAQAQSQTPTSQAQGAARGRSASSTPVTAAGSTRALSHSAAMSLANQRASGTTPGSAPVQGQQQSVGTPNAGAMNPGLVQQQQQQQGHPHAHPTQQQAGITAKMPIPKQLPEKATAVPQGVAMGGGVSAGRPTMSQGTGTLGGVMNQPPVARVPAYNHYAEGDHVLSKKKLDELVRQVCGGSAEGHDGNLLAPENILHMTDSFVDNVLHSACRNAKERGSKVLEIRDIQLVLERKYNIRVPGYSSDELRTVRKVQPSAGWIAKMSAVQAAKVMPGKGDV from the exons ATGAATCCCAGTCAGGGGCAGGGACAGATGCTCCAGCAGGGACAGATGCAGCCGCAaccgcagccgcagccgcaggcCGGTCAGCAACCGCGGCAAACGCCCATGTACCAGCCGCAGCAGATCCGGAGCCTACCCATGCTCAGCGACGATGAAAAGACAAAGTACGAACAGGGGCTGCGAGGATTGTGGAATAAGGCCAACACCTCCCCATCCGGAAGTCAGGACCAACTGGCAGCGAGACAAAAGATAATCGAGTTTTCCCGCATGCTCATCGGCAAGATACAGCAGCGTAGGAGCCATGCGCATCTGCaacaccagcagcagcagcagcagcagcaacaacaagCTGCTCAGCAGCCAGGTCAGCAGCTGGCCGCTGGCCAGGCACCTGCCAGACCTCCACCCacacagcagcagcagcagcagcagcagcaaatTCCGGCCGTACAGGCTCAGGTTCAGGCTCAGGTTCAAGCTCAAGCCCAAGCCCAAGCCCAGGCTCAAGCCCAAgcccaggcccaggcccaggcccagGCTCAAGCTCAACAGCAACCGAAGCAGCAACCGAAGCAAGAACAGCCGGTGGCCAACAGCGGCGCCTCGCAGGGAGGCAACACTGGCACCGGTGCTCCTGGCCAAGGTCAGGGCCTCGTCCAAGCTGGGCCGAATGGTGCGCCAGCCGTGGCGGCAAGGCCTAAAATACCCGACGTCATACTCCAGCACGCCAGCAAGATGACATTCCGAACGCCCTCGCAATGGGCCGACAAGTCACCGGCGGAAATTGCCAGATGGGTTGAGGAAATGAAGGAAAGATATGCACGAGCCTTGTTCACCATGGAGAACAGcaaggccaaggtggccGCCATGGAAAAGTTCTTCAAGGAAAGGGCTCAGGCAGGCAAGCCGCTCAAAGATGATGAACTGCGGCAGTACAACAAGCAACGAAACGAGCATCTCAAAGTCCATTCGGACGCCCACAAGTGGGTGGAGAACGTCCGTAAGCAGCAGGAGGGCATTCAAGCCAGtgcccagcagcaggccgggCAGGCCGCTGGAGCTGGTCCGGCAGCCGCCCAGGCTGGCCAGCAAGCGGATTCGACGCAATCGGCGGCTGCCAATGCCGCCCAAGGCAACCAAGGCAAGCCGGTACCTGCGAGCCAAGGCCCCGCATCGGCGGTCGTGAATGCCCCCTTGGAAGCAGCCAAGAACCAGCAGAAGCTGGCGGCCAGCAAGGGGGCGTCGGTCAACGgggcgccgccgcaggcgcagcctcggccggcgctgAACACGGTGCAGCCTTCTCAACAGCAGCAGGGTCAGCCGCAGGCAATCAAGCCGGAGCAAGGGCGCCCGGCTCCGGTGAACACGGCGCTTGCGTCGTCCATGATGCAAGCGCAAGCGCAGTCGCAGACCCCCACAAGCCAAGCTCAGGGTGCTGCAAGAGGtcggtcggcgtcgtccacgCCCGTGACCGCAGCAGGGTCGACCCGGGCACTGAGCCACTCGGCCGCCATGTCTCTTGCGAACCAACGAGCATCCGGCACCACGCCAGGAAGTGCACCCGTTCAAGGCCAGCAGCAGAGCGTCGGCACGCCAAACGCGGGAGCGATGAATCCTGGACTCgtgcaacagcagcagcagcagcaaggtCATCCGCACGCGCACCCAACACAGCAGCAGGCAGGAATCACGGCCAAGATGCCGATCCCAAAACAGCTTCCCGAGAAAGCGACGGCCGTTCCTCAGGGCGTGGCCATGGGTGGCGGCGTCAGCGCAGGACGGCCAACCATGTCCCAAGGGACGGGCACCCTCGGAGGCGTCATGAATCAGCCGCCTGTTGCGCGAGTCCCCGCATACAACCACTatgccgagggcgaccaTGTGCTGAGCAAgaagaagctcgacgagTTGGTCCGGCAGGTGTGCGGCGGGTCCGCTGAAGGTCACGACGGCAACCTGCTGGCGCCCGAA AACATCTTGCACATGACCGACTCGTTCGTGGATAACGTCCTCCACTCGGCATGCCGCAACGCCAAAGAGCGCGGTTCCAAGGTGCTCGAGATTCGCGACATCCAACTCGTTCTCGAGCGAAAGTACAACATCCGCGTACCCGGATACTCGTCGGACGAGCTTCGAACGGTGCGCAAGGTACAGCCATCGGCGGGGTGGATAGCGAAGATGAGTGCGGTGCAAGCAGCCAAGGTCATGCCGGGCAAGGGAGATGTCTAG
- a CDS encoding arginase: MNRSTVESRFLSKPEELGVTAVGFSGGQPKAGVDVGPAALIESGLLTEIRDELGYKIVGDTAVNLYKDLVPTEDPDYRGMKNPLTVSAVNRRLADQVYKHASEGRLALTLGGDHSIAIGTVSGTARAIRERLNREIAVIWVDAHADINTPEGSDSGNIHGMPLAFVTGLAKDEREEYFGWLRDDMRLNLRKLVYIGLRDVDAHEKQILRDNGIKAFSMFDVDRHGIGRVMEMALAHIGADTPIHLSFDVDALDPMWAPSTGTPVRGGLTLREGDYICEAVHLTGQLVAIDLVEVNPSLAATEAGANETVRAGCSLVRCALGDTLL, translated from the exons ATGAACAGGAGCACGGTCGAGAGCCGCTTCCTCTCGAAGCCCGAGGAGCTTggcgtcaccgccgtcggcttctcgGGAGGCCAG CccaaggccggcgtcgacgtgggcCCGGCCGCGCTCATCGAGTCGGGCCTCCTCACGGAAATCAGGGACGAGCTCGGGTACAAGATTGTGGGCGACACGGCCGTCAACCTCTACAAGGACctggtgccgaccgaggacCCCGACTACCGCGGCATGAAGAACCCGCTGACGGTGTCGGCCGTCAACCGCCGGCTCGCCGACCAGGTGTACAAGCACGCGTCCGAGGGCCGGCTCGCCCTGACGCTGGGCGGCGACCACagcatcgccatcggcaccgtctCGGGCACGGCGAGGGCCATCCGCGAGCGCCTGAACCGCGAGATTGCCGTCATCTGGGTCGACGCGCACGCCGACATCAACACGCCCGAGGGCTCCGACAGCGGCAACATTCACGGCATGCCGCTGGCCTTTGTCACGGGCCTCGCCAAGGACGAGCGGGAGGAGTACTTTGGCTGGCTCCGGGACGATATGCGGCTGAACCTGAGGAAGCTCGTCTACATCGGCCtgcgcgacgtcgacgcgcaCGAGAAGCAGATTTTGCGCGACAACGGCATCAAGGCATTTTCCATGTTTGACGTCGACCG CCACGGCATCGGCCGCGTCATGGAGATGGCGCTCGCTCACATCGGCGCCGACACGCCCATCCACCTGTCCtttgacgtcgacgcccttgaCCCCATGTGGGCGCCAAGCACGGGCACGCCGGTCCGCGGCGGCCTGACGCTCCGCGAGGGCGACTACATCTGCGAGGCGGTGCACCTGACGGGccagctcgtcgccatcgacctcgtcgaggtgaACCCGTCGCTCGCGGCCACCGAGGCGGGCGCCAACGAGACGGTGCGGGCCGGCTGCTCGCTCGTGCGctgcgccctcggcgacacCCTGCTGTAG